Genomic segment of Kibdelosporangium phytohabitans:
CCGTGTCAACGCCGGGCGCGGTGGCAGTGTGGCTGAACCCGGTTTAGTCTTCCTGCACGAGCGCGGTGGCGGACGGGGGAACGGGATGATCGGCGAACGGATCCGCGAACTGCGCACCGCCCGGTCGATGACGGCGACCGAGCTGGCCAGGGCGGCGGACGTGTCCGTCGGCATGATCAGCCAGGTGGAGCGGGGGATCACCGACCCCAGCCTGGAAACCGTCCGGCGGATCGCCAAGGTGCTGGACACGCCGGTGTTCAGCCTGTTCCGGGAGTCCGGCGCGGAACCGGTCGCGGTGGTGCGCAAGGACCGCCGGATGACCGTCCGGTCCCCGCACAGCGAGATCGTGTACGAGCGAGTGTCGGCGGGAGCCGGCCGTGTCGAGGTGCTGGAGGGCGTGCTGGAGCCGGGCGCGGCGTCATCGGATCCGGGCTGGACGCACCCGTCCGACGAGTGCGTGGTGGTGCTGACCGGTCGCCTGGTGGTCGAGGTGAACGACGACCGTTTCGTCCTGAAAGCCGGGGACAGCGCGACGTTCGACTCCCGCAACCCGCACCGCTACCTCAACGAGACCGCCAAACCGGTCCGCTTCCTGCTCGCGGTCACGCCACCGAGCTACTGAGCCGGCTGGACCCGTTGACGCCGGTCGGCCCGGTTCCTACGCTGGGCTTTAGTCACACTAAACGCGTTTAGTGAGGGACGATGCCAGCGAAACTCACCAGCGACCAGTTCCGCGACAACTTCCCGATGCTGTCCGGCGTCGTCCACCTGGCCGCGTGCAGCCAGGGCGCGTTGTCGGGCGAACTGCAGGCGGCGCTCGCCGAGCTGACCGCCGGCATGGCGCGGCAAGGGGCGCCGTGGGACGCGTGGATGGGTGAGGTGGCCCAGGCCCGCCGACGGTTCGCCGCCCTGATCGGCGCGGCCGACGACGAGGTCGCGATGGTGCCGTGCGCTTCCGATGGCGCCTACCAGGTGGCGTCCACTCAGGACTGGTCAGCGCGGCCGGTCGTCGTCACCACGGATATGGAGTTCCCGTCGATCGGGCACGTGTGGCTGGCGCAGGCGGCTCGTGGCGCGCAGGTCGTCCACGTGCCGGAGCGGGGTGCCACGGTCGACGCGGACGAACTGGTCGCCGCGATCGACGAACGCGCGGCACTGGTGTCGATTCCTGCGGCCTCGTACCGCAACGGCGCGCGGATGCCGGTCGTGGCGGCGGTCGCCCGCGCCCGCGAGGCCGGTGCGAAGGTGTTCGTGGACGCGTACCAGGCCACCGGCGTGCTGCCGGTCGACGTGCGGGAACTGGACTGCGACTACCTGGTGTCCGGCGCGTTGAAGTACATGCTCGGCCTGCCCGGTGTCGCGTTCCTCTACGTCCGGGACGGCATCGCCGACGACGTGCCACCGCAGTTGACGGGCTGGTTCGGTCGCGTGGACCCGTTCGGCTTCGACCCGAGGACGGCCGACTTCCCGGCCAACGCCCGCCGGTTCGAGACCGGGACACCGGCCATCCCGTCCGTGTACGCGGCCAACGCCGGGATGCGCCTGCTGTCCAGAGTGGACGTCCACGAGGTCGGCAGGCACGTCACCGGCCTGGCGGCGTCGACGGCCGAACGGTTGCTGGGCGCGGGGGAGCGGCTCTGGCTGCCCGAGTCGCCCATCGGTCCCCAGGTCGCGCTCGTCGACGACAATCCCGACCGGTTGGCCGCGTACCTCGCCGAGCGGCGGATCATCACCGCGCCGCGAGGTGCCGTGCTGCGCCTGTCGTACCACTACTACAACAATGAGTCCGATGTAGACGCCCTGTGTTCCGCGATCGCCGACTACCGCTCCGGGAGTTGAGGGATCATGAGCAAGGTCTTCCACTACGCCGACATCGAACCGTCCCCAACCGGCACGATGCTGGTGCACGCGGCGGACGAGGACGCGGGCACCGGTCTGAACCAGGCAGTCCTGCGTTGCCGGCCGGGCCGGTCCGCAGTGCGGTCGCCCGGCGCGGACCGGCTGGAAACGCTGTACGTCCTGTCCGGCGAAGGCGTACTGCACCGGGCGGACGGCGATCACGCGCTGCGCCCGGAGTCTGCCGCGCTGATTGTCGGCAGCGATACCTACGAGATCACCGCCACCGGAGAGATGGTGCTGGTGTCGGTGTCCGCCAACACCGATCCCGAGGTCGAGTGCGACGCGCCGCGACCGACCGTCGACCTGGCCGGCCAGTCCACACAGGACGCCGTGAGCCGGCGGGAGTTCCAGGTGCTGTTCGACCCGGACAGCGGATGCTCCGGGGTGACCCAGTTCCTCGGCTGCATCCCGCCGGTCCGCACACCGCTGCGCTACCACCCGTACAGCGAGATGGCGTTCGTGGTGAGCGGTTGCGGCAAGGTGGAGATCGCGGGCGAGATGTCCGTGATCGGCCCGGGCAGCTGCTTCTCCCTGCCCGCGGGCGTGCACCACCGCGTGGAGAACCTCCAGGACGGCTTCCTGCGACTGCTCGGGGTGTTCACGCCCGTCGGCAGCCCGGCGCAGAACTTCCCCGTGGAGTGATCGGCCGCCGGGTAGGCTCGGAGAGGACGTGATCACCAAGCGGGGGATGGGCATGAGACGACGTCTGAGCGCACTGCTGGCGGCCTGCGTGCCACTGCTCGCCGTGGCGGCGCCCGCGTCCGCGCACAGCGCGCAGTTCACCGCCTACGACAACCACAACTACGCCGGTGTCGCGTTGAAGCTGGTCGACGTGAACCTCATCCGCCAGATCGAGCACCCCGGCTGGCTGGAACTGACCAGCGCCGGGAACCTGCCGCCGGAAAGCGAGTTCCGCACCGTGGCGCGGCGGGCGGCCGAACGCAGCCCCGGCCCGATCGTGCTGGACTTCGAGAACATCTGGCTGCGCGACGACAACCGCCAACCGCCGGTCGAACGCCGGGTGGCGATCTGGACCAAGCTGCTGACGTGGGCACGGGCGGAAGCCCGGCCGGGGCAGATCGTGGGCGCGTACAAGTTCCTCAACGAGGTCGACCTGAGGTTCGAGCAGCAGGCCAAGGACCTGGCACGCCTGGAAAGCGCGTTCTTCCCGCAGCTCTACACCGGCACGGACTACACGCACGGGACGTGGACCGCCCGGTTGCGTGCCCGGATCGGGAAAGCCCGCAGGATCGACCCGGCCAAGCCGGTGATCGCGTACATCTGGCCGCAGTACGAGACCGGCCAGCCGGGCGCGTGGGTACCCGGTGACCGGTGGCGTGCCCAGCTCGACGCCCTGCTCCGGGAAGGCACGAACGGGTTCGTCATCTGGGGCCCCGTCCGCAACCCGCCGCCCGACGCGGCGAGCCAGCCGTGGGTGGCCCAGACCCGGCAGTTCCTCGACGCGCTCTGAACCGTCAGATCCGGCGGGCCGCGCGGAATCCCTGTGCGTACTTGCCGTTGCCGTCGAGCAGGGAGGCGCCGCCGGTGTCGCCCATGGTCGGGCCGTTGATCCTTTCGCGGCTGGAGATGAACCGGTGGTGGCCCTCGGAGTCGATGCCGAGGTAGATGCCCGTGTGGTCGAGCTGGTCCTCGTCGTCCTCGACCTCGAAGAAGATCAGGTCGCCCGGCTGCAGCAGGTCGTAGCTCGTGTTGCGCTGCTTGCGGTTGGGGATGATCGAGACGCCGGGGCCGAACTCGGCGATGGCGTACGCGCGCCGCGGCAGCCCCGGGCCGCGGGTGTTGACGCCCCGCATCGGGTAGCCCATCCGGTATCCGTACACCAGGCGGACGAACCCGGAACAGTCGACGGCGCCGTACCGGTCGGTGTCGGGCGTGTACTTGACGCCGTCGACGAAGCTCCACGGCACGCCGAGGTACTGGAAGAAGTCGGAGCGCTCCAGCCGGCCGGCGCCGGACGGCGCGATCGGCCCGAAGGAGGCGTCCCCGCGGAACCGGACGCCTTTGGCGTCCTTCTCGGCGGACGCGCCCTCGATGT
This window contains:
- a CDS encoding helix-turn-helix domain-containing protein, which codes for MAEPGLVFLHERGGGRGNGMIGERIRELRTARSMTATELARAADVSVGMISQVERGITDPSLETVRRIAKVLDTPVFSLFRESGAEPVAVVRKDRRMTVRSPHSEIVYERVSAGAGRVEVLEGVLEPGAASSDPGWTHPSDECVVVLTGRLVVEVNDDRFVLKAGDSATFDSRNPHRYLNETAKPVRFLLAVTPPSY
- a CDS encoding aminotransferase class V-fold PLP-dependent enzyme, producing MPAKLTSDQFRDNFPMLSGVVHLAACSQGALSGELQAALAELTAGMARQGAPWDAWMGEVAQARRRFAALIGAADDEVAMVPCASDGAYQVASTQDWSARPVVVTTDMEFPSIGHVWLAQAARGAQVVHVPERGATVDADELVAAIDERAALVSIPAASYRNGARMPVVAAVARAREAGAKVFVDAYQATGVLPVDVRELDCDYLVSGALKYMLGLPGVAFLYVRDGIADDVPPQLTGWFGRVDPFGFDPRTADFPANARRFETGTPAIPSVYAANAGMRLLSRVDVHEVGRHVTGLAASTAERLLGAGERLWLPESPIGPQVALVDDNPDRLAAYLAERRIITAPRGAVLRLSYHYYNNESDVDALCSAIADYRSGS
- a CDS encoding cupin domain-containing protein; the encoded protein is MSKVFHYADIEPSPTGTMLVHAADEDAGTGLNQAVLRCRPGRSAVRSPGADRLETLYVLSGEGVLHRADGDHALRPESAALIVGSDTYEITATGEMVLVSVSANTDPEVECDAPRPTVDLAGQSTQDAVSRREFQVLFDPDSGCSGVTQFLGCIPPVRTPLRYHPYSEMAFVVSGCGKVEIAGEMSVIGPGSCFSLPAGVHHRVENLQDGFLRLLGVFTPVGSPAQNFPVE
- a CDS encoding NlpC/P60 family protein is translated as MARGKKWPQSVRTAVLITVIAVSGTASVYFGSQQRDEETRGKAVSIDRMGGGNTNYSYDRLENPPRTVVRDGRGRIVATLTDGARSVALTGKGRTFEEPRATEAKINTNVWVRLLPDYWKSGEENAAWFRPWLDKALADTSPDMFAISMQYIEGASAEKDAKGVRFRGDASFGPIAPSGAGRLERSDFFQYLGVPWSFVDGVKYTPDTDRYGAVDCSGFVRLVYGYRMGYPMRGVNTRGPGLPRRAYAIAEFGPGVSIIPNRKQRNTSYDLLQPGDLIFFEVEDDEDQLDHTGIYLGIDSEGHHRFISSRERINGPTMGDTGGASLLDGNGKYAQGFRAARRI